The sequence below is a genomic window from Cicer arietinum cultivar CDC Frontier isolate Library 1 chromosome 6, Cicar.CDCFrontier_v2.0, whole genome shotgun sequence.
aaaacttatttttgttGTCGACTATAAGCAtgaataaattgtattttattaattgtttgtcttttctttttatttatggtATTAAGTTGGTTGttacatttaattattaaaatgtaattaaaatattattgtatattaaaatGTAATGAATTACCAATTGTAActtaatttgaaattaagtttGTATTAATAGTTATGCttttattgtttgttttttaatcGTAGAGATGAATGAGTTAGTGCTTATGGGCTATGGCCCAAGTCGCTACCAAAAAATATTTGCTAAAGGAAACCATAATACTTGTTTATATCCAACTATCTATtatatagttaaattaaaagtctaaaaaataaaggaattgAAAATGCCGCTTTGTGGTTTAAGAATTCAAATATGTTCAATGGGCTCTTAGTTATAGAAAAACAAATGATTTGTATCCAAAAGAAAATGTGTTGTCCACGTTAAAATAGAACTGAAagacatagataaaaaaaaatagaagatgaGTAAAATTAaatggagaaagaaaatgacctaaggaTAAACTTTGACCTAGTTTATGATGTCGCTAAATATGTTACACAATCTCAAATTTTTCATTCATATTTGGGGTGAGAATTGAGAAATCATATTAGATTTGAACtgtatagataaaaaaaaaaaaggtaaaatagaagatggataaaatataaatggaGAAATAAATTGACTTAATTTGACGCAACCGAGGAAGTCACCATGAGTTACACAATCTCACATTTTCTATTGATATTTGGGTGAGAATGGAAAAGTCatgaaatatttaatgttgTGTAAACGATAAAACTTTGTATTTAAAGTGTGTTCTCCACCAAAATTTAAGAATGAAACAAAATGATGATTCTTGAAATAACATAAGAAATAATGTATTTTGTTACCAACAACTAATCTGAATATACAAAGTTAGAAATGAATGAGTACTAAAAGTTGATTGAAGTGATAagatagtaaaattattttcatgagaagatttgatagtaaaattattttcatgatgAGCTttaatagtaaaattatttttcatgaaGAGCTTTTGTGTGTGGGTTCTcaacatatatatatgatgaTGTGTGAGATGCAAAAACTATATTGAGAAATAATATGTATAAGATAAATTGTGGAAACATATGAAGGGTGCCACATAAGAATATAAGTTATGTGAAACAAATGTTATGATGTGACACATAAGTGTTTGATGTGTCAATCAATAAAATTAGCGgtttgatttaatatattataatagattgcaaaaaaattcaattttctttcCAAAATTGCCACCTGCCACCTCTCTCTCTCCTCTCAAAAATAAttcttcttaaatttttttgttttaccaTTTTAATGTAGTGTTAATATAggcaaaatatttattttgacaatattatattattaataagtaGTTCATGGATTCTCAATAATTTTAAGGTCCTCTAAGTATTACATATAACTTGTCAACATGTTGATAAATTTGTAATTTCAGAGAACACTTATAGTTGATATGAGCTaatacaaacaaatatttttttcgaaGATAGATGAAATTAAAGAGTTTTGTGAATTTTACGATATTCTTAATTGTTAGTcgtatacaaaaaaaaaaaaaaaaattaattgttaaaattaaaatttttgtttgattatttTTCAACGACTTCTAAAGTGTTTTATCGTTAATGTACTTTTGNNNNNNNNNNNNNNNNNNNNNNNNNNNNNNNNNNNNNTTTAGTATTCAAATTAAACTTacttttttctatatatatatatatatatatatataaattatcctCCACATGTCATgttcttaacaaaatatatatttaagaagAACTCGAAAGACATTTAGATccccacaaaaataatatttgacgATAAAATAAGTCTATGATATTTTTGGTGGAATATTAAAACTTGCGAGCTTTTCTCAGGGATTAACATGGTTTTATATTTTTGTGGGAGGTTTTATATTTCTGTGAGAGAATGAGActtcactaaaaaaatattcctatattgttttttcaaataaatagaCAAATTAGTTTctcaatgtttgaaaatataaatatatagaaattaaaaaaataaaattacaatacaaaAAATAACGTGAAAATTctaaactcaaataaaaaatatctggTGTCCGATGATGACTAGAGAATAGcgtgatataaaaataattgtaacaTATAAATTTATCTCAAATTACATATAATATCAATACCCTAACTAAGATACTAATATCTGAACTATatttcacacacacacacacacaaaacaaacaaacaaatcagATTCaacttaaaatgttttttgttcaTGTATTTTATGATgaactataattatatatatagcttttaacatttttcttacaaaattaaACAACGTGaaacttcaattttaattcaACTCATCACAACTTGGTCGCAACCCAATTTAGTCccatacaaatatatatatatatcagtcCTTCACAAATTAGATAAGGAAGACACATTGTCCAGTTATAATAAGGACTTGTCTATTACTTTATTGCACAATATAAAAAACTGATGACATGTTTGTATAAAGTAATGGTAGAAATGGAAAAAGCGAGAAAAAAAAGAACATTCTAACTTGTGTAGATGTCACtcccaaatttatttatttaatttcaattttgtcaACTAAAAAGACCTAAATTGCCACAACTAATATGTATCTAAATGGTGCCATTGTCAAAGACTAATgactaattttaatatttagttattattgTTTTTGCAGATATAGTGACTCAAATTTGtaaaagtgaataaaataaatttctaatTATACAGCAACCACTAATGTGTATATATCAGTATTTTTACTCACCTTTTCACCCTTCTTAATCTTTTTTGGTTCCACAACGAAAACTCCCTGACTTGAATTTGCAATGATTTTTTACCAGatttttaagatatttgatttttataatcaGAAACAATTTTGATCCTGAATCAATTCATAAGTTGAAGCAACTATTTGTATTTTCCATTTTGAGGCTGAATCAACTCTAGCTTTTTgcaattttatatacatgttaTAACTCTTTCACGTTAAAACTCTTTTTAATAATTACAcacaaaaacaaattttgatttaaaatattcaaacataaatttataaaattacctTTACATTAATACATCTACATCTAATTGTAAATCACTTTAGATTCAATTTACATTCAAATTATCTTTTTACCTTTttgatttaaatcaattttacaaatccaattcatttaaaaaattaaaaaatttaatatcgcAAAATCAAATACAAAGTCGTTACCCTGTAAAAATCAAAGCCCTCCCTTACCTGCCAATCCGGCATGTCCTAGGAATTTGGCAAGTTTATTAGAGTCTTATGCCAATTAACAAAGCTTATATATTACTTAGGAGCTATTTACTTTTTGTGAAAacattttaatgattttatttcttaaaatttatgttaatttttctcattaataaataggtaaaaaaaattgaagtgaacAATtgtctccttttttttttttttttttcttgtttgagAGATAAAAATGGTAAAGAAACTCACACATAAGTGTGAGGTTTTGAGTTTGAATCATAGTATACAACTTAATAATTTCGACATTTATCAGATCAACTGGACAACTAAACCTTACAGATTGTCTACTTTtctataaacaacaaaaatgtcaaaaaaaactttttttttattattttcaaaaatgcATCTTTATTAAGTAATATTTCATGTTATTTTCCATCAAAGTGaataaaatacacattttagaaaatgaaaaccaaaaatattttcacaaagtaaactaTTAGTTTCTTTGTTGAGAACCTAAAACATAGCAATAATGTTATTAGAACCCAACACATAAAATAAGACACAAGTACACAAGTACAATACCGTATAAAATACATTGCCAGTCACGTTTTGTTTTTTATACAATGTCAAAGtattgtatttgtttttcattttgtgTAACATCACTCCAAATTACCTTTgtcatattatataacaatCACCCCATCCAAATCGCACAGATTCTCATAGTTCATAAGCAGGAAATTTAGACTGAGAAGGATCAACCATGTCCAAAAAGAGATAAGCCATACCTCCCACACCTTCAAACAGTGAATAAGGTCTATCGCCTCCATGCATTTCACCTCGAGATATCAACTTATGAGCTCTATCGAGCAAAAAGCAAGCAAAAGCTTTGGCTTTGTATAGATACTTCGCATTCCCAGTAAGTTGGTAAAGTGACAGGAAGACATATGCATTCCCACTGATGCCATGGCACATTCCAACTCGCTTGAGCAAACCGCGACTCCAAACCACATCGGCTGCTTCCATAGCTGCATCCAAGAATTCTTCATCTCCAAAAACCTGAGGATTGTTTTCTCTTAAGTTACAAGTGGTAAATGTAAATTATaagataagaaaaatgaaatatgattcCTACATAGGGTTTTAAAATAAGACCAACTGACACAATTTGATAAGTAACATCAAGACTTTTTGTTTTTGCATGTGATTGAGACCACATCAGCGTGATTTTGCACAATATCAAGAATCGCGTCACAACCATGATTTTAAACCTTGTTCCTTCATGCTATTTGTACGACGATTCACAATATTAGAAATGCACGAGATTGAAAATCCAATAGTATACTAGCATATGCatgacaagaagaaaaaaagtttctAGACTACTAGTAACACGAGAAATCGTCAATTATGAAAAGGTAATGAGTCTTCAATCCACTTAAACAATAAATGCAATGAAGTGATTCTTTCACAAAACATGTTGCAACTCGCCAAATAATCATTAGATTTTATGAGAAAACATGTTATCAAGTGAGTTTACTAAACAAGTTTTGACCTTAGATGCTTTGACAAGTGTGAGAGCCACTCCAGGAGCTCCATGGCACCAATGCACAAGTTCATCCCTCTTCTTATCTCCTTCGCTAGCTGGATAGTTTCCACTAGGAAAGCGGTTAAGTATCATGTATTTAAGAGTATCCCTAACATCCTCAAGCTGATCAGGCTTCAGCTCCATATCCATAAGGACATGCATAATCCCAACCAATCCATGTGCAGCACCCCAATACTTCTCTCCGTACCACTCAAACATCAAAGGACATTTTCCTTTTCGTCCCAACGCCCttccattttttataatttcatccACAACTGGGGCCTGAAAACAAATTCAGAAACATAAAATGGTCGTATTTATCAACTCTGTCCAATTCTATTCGTAACAATTTAAAAACAGAAAAAGTAACAAGAAGAGTTGGAGACCAAACTCACAGTATAACTAGAGGGAACAGTCCCTTGACCAAGGTGCTTGTTTAAGAACAAACATGCCCATAGAAAACCAACTCTCCCGTATAGCAACTCATCAGGAAGATCCTTTGGTAGCTTAATCTGCACCCCACAACCACAAGGCTTAGTTAAGCATTTTAGTGTAATGCGGTTTGTTaagtcaaaaaatataaatgattaattgttaAACTACAGTTATGATCTGGTACTCCTGGGATTTAGATTACCACTTATACACCTTCAGTAATCATTTCAAATTCATACTTTCCAATTCCCAATAGTAACGCCTATGTTTGATTCCACGACCAGACATCCCAAAGAATCACGTTTGGGTAGGTAAAACGTAGTTTGACTACAAATCAGTGTTATCAAACAGCTGCTACAGCGCTATAACATAACATAACTTGAACAAAATGTTATTGCTCCGCAATCGCTATTCAGtataaagtgttgtcaaatagccacTATTGCAATGCTATAGCACAAATCGTTATTTTCGGCAATTCACAACTGACAACACTGCTACCAATTGGTAATGTTTGGCTTTCagtcctaaacccaaaatcaaTTCTACCCAAAAGCTTAGATTTTTAGCTTTCGCTGTGACCAAAAATCAAATCTCAAATTTATTATAGGTGACAGATATACAcactaaaatgaaattttaaccCAATCTATCAAAACATGAATggataaaaatcacttttttcgAAGAATGTATTGAAACATAAATACCTATTCATTCAAGTCACTTTTTACCAAAACTAATTTTCGGCGTCAAAGAATGAAAGAGACACTACATTTCAACTCATACGCCACTACAAAGTTAACCTccccaaaataaataatataattgatataGTTAAATTGTAGGAGATATAAGATTGACTTGGTGGCTAAAGTGAGAAAATTAAGAGTGAAGTGTTAAGGAGGTAAAGGTTCGATCCCACCCTCAGCATAAATCTAACATTACTAACCTTTGTCATTCAAAAGAACATAGAGTTAAAAATTGTGATAACCTTTGTCATTCAAAAAAACATATAGTTAAAAATTGTAATACCTTTTGGAACTGAGCCAAGTAGTACCTCAAGGACTCATCATTACCAGCATGTTTAGCAGCCACAGCCCCAAGGGCACAAACACCAGCACGCCCACAAATAAAACTCACCTCCCTGCAACCCAATAAttaaaagtttgaaactttaCATAGAATCACACAAAACATGGTAAAGGGGAACTAGTAAATTGAGAAAGAGAACCTAGAATAAAGAGAAGCAGTATCACAAGCCTTGATAATCTGGGAGCAAAGTGTTAGATCGTTTGCATTTTGGGTGACATTGTAAGACTTGAAAAGGAGAAAAGCGGTTCCAAGAAGTCCACAATAGAGAGTGAAGTCACCAACGCGTTGCTCAGTAAAGCCCCACGTTTCCATCACTATCTGACACAAAAACACAAACACCTTGTGTGTTATATGAGAATCAGTTTTGTAACTACATCCACCAATTTTAGcaacaattttataaatgattagTGAATATTCATTGATCGTAATTAATCACTTAGAAAGTTGGAAGTTTGTGTAAAAGAGTGGGAGGAGAAAGAGAAAACGAGTAAGTAAGGTACGGTTTGTTTGAGGTCTAAGGCAGCGCGTTTGAGACGCTCGGAGAGTGGAGCGTGAGGCATGGCGAGGAGCTTGTGAAGTGAGTCACCGGTTGTAACGGTGATTGCTTCGTGTAGTTCATGTTGAGTTGACGGCGTTGCTTCGGGTACGAATTCGGGCATTGGGTTGGGAAAGAATCGATCCGACATGGCTTCGGTTTGAAGAAAGAAAGAGGAAGTGAAAtgaggaaaaagaaagagagataAATGAAGAAGAAGTGTGTCGATGTAATGTTGCATTTTGATTCTGAGTCTGACGTGGCCACCCCTTTTTCTTCCACCTCACCTCCTCAGTTACGTTCGCGTGTCACTCAAACAAAAAATGTTCGCCatccaaaatttcaaaatatatatttatatttaaatatatttattattttttaaaatttaatataaaatattttacactttcattttatttaaactatTCAACCAGTctgataatattatataatttccTAATCAGtagttatataattatttaatgtttgacgagttataattaaataataatataaaaaatattatatataattattttatgatttaatttctATGTATTAGACGGTGAATTTTTTTATCCtattaatcaatttagtttttgaataattaaaaatatttaatttttatcgtaattacattaaaatttataattataaataagtgTGATATATCGATGGTATAAATTTTTTACGATGTCAactatttactttatttatggAATTTAAAGAACATATATCCACTAACATCCaatcaaaatctatattttgtttatttactttaggaaaaatatattaagttgtttagaagttaaataaaaatgacttattaattctttatctttttcttgtaataagtttgtcttttatttttcttttgatgttAAGTTCGtcatttatgtttgtaaatatttacatcaataattttaattttaaataaccaaaatttacaaactcaaaattcttttaattttttcaataaattcgTGTAATTCTTAAGGGGTTTTGATTGCAATAATCTTAAAAACATAAACGCTAATCaacttttagaaaaataattacgCAAGAGAGAATTCGAGTGAGATACATTTTAAAGTTCTTGAAATTGAACGCAAAATTCTCTTAATCTATATCATGAAATCACATGAAAGTTTATTATGTTctttaatatgatatatatatatatatatatatatttatttttccttattCAATATGATCTTATTTCTATCACTATCTCAGTCAGAAATAAAGATGGTcattaaaatctaatttttatatAGTAGACGTTAGAGTTTGAAACATTTTTAAGTACCTGTGATAGACCATAGTCCATAATAGAATTTGTCTAAATTTTGGCATAAGTTCTTTTAGCATGTTGGGCCAAGGCCCATCCctgtcaaatatatatatatatatatatatatatatgtgtgctAACAAAacttataattcaatttttaaaacctCTAATTTAAAATGATTGAATGAggttataactaaaaataatttagcaTTGTAACATTCTCAAACATAAAGGACCAATTtgatacaaaaacaaaaataaaaaaaattaaatgatcaatataatattttcgTATAACTTAAAAGATTAAATGATGTGATTTgcctttatattattatatcactccacatttatatgattttaaattagtGACATGGAAGAATTAAAACTTCTCATCAGATAACTTTGTAAAACTGTTTTATAATATTGTTATATGTCAttgaaatcatattttattaactaaattacACTTTGACTCTTGaaatttcattttgatttctcaTCTTCTATTTAGTTcctttcttttgaaaaattctAATTTAGTTTCTTAAGACACAAACCTTTGAAGTTTTGGTtatttttgtaagttttttgtttgaatttgttaAACAGTTAAtccaaaattctaaaatatcttttgtttgtaatttaagtgacaaaaaatagaacaaaaaaaattgacaaaccaaattttttaacatttataatttaaatgactaaaaaacaaaaataaataagagacCAAAGTGAAACCTGATCCGAACTAGATATGAGACAATGATCCACTTTTGGATTGGCAGAAGTCTAGATTCCAACGAAGGGGTGGTAATTGCAAACACTCTAACGCTCAAGTAAGTATTGATTTGGGGAGTAAAAGGTGTAGGGTGAGAAAAGAATGTGTACCTTTTTAGGTGATGGGGAACTATTTACATAAGTGAGTCCTGACGTAAGGGGCGGGAAGGGGGTGGAACAAGGAAAATGAATAACCATTATTGTGAGCAGAGTTGACGAAGTGTCATTTTGATGTCCTAATGGCTAAATGGGTTACTATTTTTGGTCGAGTAAGAAGTCAAATTGGGCTTTGTCACGTCTAGAACAGTTTCCCCCTAAGTCATTGTCGAAGAGGCGAGTCAATGACTTCATAAGTCGTCTACATAGGTGCTTTGATAGGGAGGAACACCTCTGTCGTGAAGGTGTTCAATCGATGTTTGTAATCGATAGGTTAAAGTTGTCTAGGTTATGTAAGTCGTATATGACATTTGTTACTGTGCCAAAATAAGTCAACTACTATACATATATGACATATCTTTGAGTATctgc
It includes:
- the LOC101510132 gene encoding lanC-like protein GCL2 is translated as MQHYIDTLLLHLSLFLFPHFTSSFFLQTEAMSDRFFPNPMPEFVPEATPSTQHELHEAITVTTGDSLHKLLAMPHAPLSERLKRAALDLKQTIVMETWGFTEQRVGDFTLYCGLLGTAFLLFKSYNVTQNANDLTLCSQIIKACDTASLYSREVSFICGRAGVCALGAVAAKHAGNDESLRYYLAQFQKIKLPKDLPDELLYGRVGFLWACLFLNKHLGQGTVPSSYTAPVVDEIIKNGRALGRKGKCPLMFEWYGEKYWGAAHGLVGIMHVLMDMELKPDQLEDVRDTLKYMILNRFPSGNYPASEGDKKRDELVHWCHGAPGVALTLVKASKVFGDEEFLDAAMEAADVVWSRGLLKRVGMCHGISGNAYVFLSLYQLTGNAKYLYKAKAFACFLLDRAHKLISRGEMHGGDRPYSLFEGVGGMAYLFLDMVDPSQSKFPAYEL